The following are encoded in a window of Arthrobacter sp. OAP107 genomic DNA:
- a CDS encoding adenylate/guanylate cyclase domain-containing protein, with product MNDEDQRGGQETGTQEAGTLGTGAGQPGAQDNGHREVTDAVVENPATGTMSAERIAAKALEARLLGGERKLRRREVAAGVGLSLLSARKLWRALGFPNWGDDDVAFTERDQAALSTAVGMVRAGKLTEEAAISVTRAIGQMTDRMVVWQIEALVEDMVHEQGLTDAQARKRLVHELPALVDPLEEMLVYSWRRQLNAGVQRLAVRAEAGLQASEEGREGDEDDAPLPLARAVGFADLVSYTSLSRRMNEKTLAKLVQRFENKCAEIISVGGGRLVKTVGDEVLYIAETPAAGAEISLALAEAFTRDEILPEARVAMVWGRILSRLGDIYGPTVNLAARLTTLADPGTVLVDSMTASALDQDERFVLIPQDVENVRGFGEIQPVTLARGRGRGLVVD from the coding sequence ATGAACGATGAGGATCAGCGCGGCGGCCAGGAGACAGGCACGCAGGAGGCCGGCACGCTTGGGACCGGCGCAGGCCAGCCCGGCGCGCAGGACAACGGCCACCGGGAGGTGACGGACGCCGTCGTCGAAAATCCGGCCACCGGCACAATGTCCGCGGAACGAATCGCAGCCAAAGCCCTCGAAGCGCGGCTTCTGGGTGGCGAACGCAAGCTGCGCCGCCGCGAGGTGGCCGCCGGCGTGGGCCTGTCGCTGCTCTCGGCGCGCAAACTGTGGCGGGCACTGGGCTTCCCCAACTGGGGTGACGATGACGTCGCCTTCACGGAACGGGACCAGGCTGCCCTGTCCACGGCTGTGGGCATGGTCCGGGCCGGAAAGCTTACCGAGGAGGCCGCCATCTCGGTGACGCGCGCCATCGGCCAGATGACCGACCGCATGGTGGTGTGGCAGATCGAGGCCCTGGTTGAGGACATGGTCCACGAACAGGGGCTCACGGACGCCCAGGCCCGCAAACGCCTGGTCCATGAGCTGCCCGCGCTGGTGGACCCGCTCGAGGAGATGCTCGTCTACTCCTGGCGGCGCCAGCTCAACGCCGGTGTGCAGCGGCTCGCCGTCCGGGCCGAAGCCGGCCTGCAGGCAAGTGAGGAAGGCCGCGAGGGCGACGAGGACGACGCGCCGCTTCCCCTGGCGCGCGCCGTGGGCTTCGCCGACCTGGTGTCCTACACGAGCCTGTCCCGCCGGATGAATGAGAAAACCCTGGCCAAGCTGGTGCAGCGGTTCGAGAACAAATGCGCCGAGATCATCTCGGTGGGCGGTGGCCGGCTGGTGAAAACCGTGGGCGACGAAGTCCTCTACATCGCCGAGACACCTGCAGCCGGCGCCGAAATATCCCTCGCCCTGGCAGAGGCCTTCACCCGGGATGAGATCCTGCCCGAGGCACGCGTTGCCATGGTCTGGGGACGCATCCTCTCCCGCCTGGGCGACATCTACGGCCCCACCGTCAACCTTGCCGCGCGCCTCACTACGCTGGCTGATCCGGGGACCGTGCTGGTGGACTCGATGACGGCGTCGGCGCTGGACCAGGACGAGCGCTTCGTGCTCATTCCCCAGGACGTGGAGAACGTCCGGGGATTCGGCGAGATCCAGCCGGTCACCCTCGCGAGGGGACGGGGCAGGGGCCTGGTGGTGGACTAA
- a CDS encoding PH domain-containing protein translates to MRKELLPGEQVIVMTRPQPRVLFIPAVVFIVVPALAAFASAWIIRGGLSALAPAITGEATFWAVAGCVLAGLWILVGYCLPRLLRWQSTRYFLTSQRVLARHGMLRRRDRQVFLVSVRNVTISQTMLQRMLRSGNISLDAGHHFGTVLKDVPEVATFHRFLLDALDELPDEEPFGLGQAPDGSDARFPRDVREGGRDER, encoded by the coding sequence ATGCGTAAGGAACTCCTCCCGGGCGAGCAGGTCATTGTGATGACCCGCCCGCAGCCGAGGGTGCTGTTCATCCCGGCGGTGGTTTTCATTGTGGTGCCCGCTCTTGCTGCGTTTGCCAGCGCATGGATCATCCGCGGCGGCCTGTCCGCGCTGGCCCCCGCCATCACCGGGGAAGCGACGTTTTGGGCGGTGGCCGGCTGCGTGCTTGCCGGTCTGTGGATCCTGGTGGGGTACTGCCTGCCGCGGCTGCTGCGGTGGCAGTCCACCCGGTACTTCCTGACCAGCCAGCGGGTCCTGGCGCGCCACGGCATGCTGCGCCGCCGGGACCGGCAGGTTTTCCTGGTCTCAGTGCGTAATGTCACAATCAGCCAGACGATGCTCCAGCGGATGTTGCGTTCGGGGAATATATCCTTGGATGCCGGGCACCATTTCGGCACCGTGCTGAAGGATGTCCCGGAAGTTGCCACCTTCCACAGGTTCCTGCTGGACGCCCTTGACGAGCTTCCGGACGAGGAACCATTTGGATTGGGTCAGGCGCCGGATGGGTCCGACGCCCGGTTTCCGCGGGATGTGAGAGAAGGTGGAAGAGATGAACGATGA
- a CDS encoding biotin--[acetyl-CoA-carboxylase] ligase — protein MDAARPDDSRGPQENLTEAKGAPERPALDREALSDANFLAATGIAQLTVVDTTGSTNADLLQAVTADPKAWPDLAVLTAEHQTAARGRLDRAWEAPARSSVLVSLVLRPVNADGRPLSTQTYSWLSLLAAVALRDALDETARIPADLKWPNDVLVRGGKIAGILAQLGPMGDGSVPPVILGTGLNVTLTEDELPVPTATSVQLQGAETVDRTALLKSYLSRFCTLYRSFCNADGDATAGLAGGPSLHKRVETAMVTLGQQVRAQLPGDHEIIGHASRLDDSGSLLVVDASAHEHVVTAGDVVHLRPWSPQDPGKHSTGTHSSAKDSSDKQGSGESGYA, from the coding sequence ATGGATGCCGCACGCCCTGACGATAGCCGTGGACCGCAGGAGAACCTGACCGAAGCGAAGGGCGCGCCCGAGCGGCCGGCCCTGGACCGGGAAGCCCTGTCCGACGCCAACTTCCTCGCCGCCACCGGCATCGCGCAGCTGACGGTGGTGGACACGACCGGGTCCACCAATGCCGACCTGCTGCAGGCCGTGACCGCGGATCCCAAGGCGTGGCCCGACCTGGCAGTCCTGACGGCGGAGCACCAGACGGCCGCCCGGGGCCGCCTCGACCGGGCCTGGGAAGCGCCGGCCCGCAGCTCGGTCCTGGTCTCCCTGGTGCTGCGGCCCGTCAATGCTGACGGCCGGCCCCTGTCCACGCAGACCTACTCCTGGCTGTCCCTCCTGGCCGCCGTCGCGCTGCGCGACGCGCTGGATGAGACGGCCCGAATTCCCGCTGACCTGAAGTGGCCGAACGACGTCCTGGTGCGGGGCGGGAAAATCGCCGGCATCCTCGCCCAGCTCGGCCCCATGGGTGACGGCTCGGTGCCGCCCGTCATCCTGGGTACCGGGCTGAACGTCACGCTCACCGAGGACGAACTGCCGGTGCCGACTGCCACGTCCGTCCAGCTGCAGGGTGCCGAAACGGTGGACCGTACCGCGCTGCTGAAGAGCTACCTCTCCCGTTTTTGCACGCTTTACCGCAGCTTCTGCAATGCCGACGGCGATGCTACCGCCGGCCTGGCCGGCGGGCCTTCACTGCACAAGCGCGTCGAAACCGCGATGGTCACCCTGGGCCAGCAGGTCCGTGCCCAGCTTCCCGGCGACCACGAGATCATCGGTCACGCGTCCCGGCTTGATGACTCGGGCTCCCTGCTGGTGGTGGATGCCTCCGCCCACGAGCACGTGGTGACTGCGGGGGACGTCGTCCACCTGCGGCCGTGGTCGCCGCAGGACCCTGGCAAGCACAGCACTGGGACGCACAGCTCTGCAAAAGACAGCTCTGACAAACAGGGGTCCGGCGAAAGCGGTTATGCGTAA
- a CDS encoding NAD(P)-dependent oxidoreductase has translation MTSSNDAYPVPATPYRATGSLQGRTILMSGGSRGIGLAIARRAARDGANVVLLAKTGEPHAKLEGTVYSAAEELEAAGGRALPLVGDVRNDDDVARAVDAAVGRFGAIDVVINNASAIDLSPTDAVDMKRYDLMQDINVRGTFLLSKLALPALRKSSGGHILTLSPPLNLDPKWAGRHLAYTIAKYGMSLTTLGLAEELRGDGICVNSLWPRTLIDTAAIRNMAGGESMVRAARGPEIMADAAHAVLTGAGTKAGRLATGNFYTDEQVLAAAGVTDFRPYSLGAAEADLVPDIFL, from the coding sequence ATGACTTCGAGCAACGACGCTTACCCCGTTCCTGCCACGCCCTACCGGGCCACCGGCAGCCTGCAGGGCAGGACCATCCTGATGTCCGGCGGCAGCCGGGGCATCGGCCTGGCCATCGCCCGGCGGGCAGCGCGCGACGGCGCCAACGTGGTGCTGCTCGCGAAGACCGGAGAGCCGCACGCCAAGCTTGAAGGTACCGTCTACAGCGCTGCCGAAGAACTGGAGGCCGCCGGCGGCAGGGCCCTGCCGCTGGTGGGAGACGTCCGGAACGACGACGACGTCGCGCGTGCTGTGGACGCCGCCGTCGGCCGCTTTGGCGCAATCGACGTGGTCATCAACAACGCCTCCGCAATCGACCTCTCGCCGACGGACGCCGTGGACATGAAGCGCTACGACCTCATGCAGGACATCAACGTCCGCGGCACCTTCCTGTTGTCCAAGCTGGCCCTTCCAGCTCTGCGCAAATCATCCGGCGGCCACATCCTTACGCTCTCGCCGCCGCTCAACCTCGACCCGAAGTGGGCGGGCCGGCACCTGGCGTACACCATTGCCAAGTACGGCATGAGCCTGACCACGCTGGGCCTGGCCGAGGAGCTCAGGGGCGACGGCATTTGCGTCAACTCGCTGTGGCCGCGGACGCTGATCGACACGGCCGCCATCCGGAACATGGCCGGCGGCGAATCGATGGTGCGGGCTGCCCGCGGCCCCGAGATCATGGCCGACGCGGCCCATGCCGTGCTCACCGGGGCTGGGACCAAGGCGGGCCGCCTCGCCACGGGCAACTTCTACACCGACGAGCAGGTCCTGGCGGCCGCCGGCGTCACCGATTTCCGTCCCTACAGCCTGGGGGCCGCGGAAGCTGACCTGGTCCCTGACATCTTCCTGTGA